The Methyloceanibacter sp. wino2 nucleotide sequence CGACCGTATCGCCGGTCACCGCGGCCTTATGGGCCTCCGAGCCCTTGCCGCCGTGGTTGCCGTCTTCGATGTACTTCTTGGCGTTGTCCCAGGCACCGCCGCCCGCCGTCATGGAGATGGCGACGAACAAGCCCGTGACGATCACGCCGAGCAGCATGGCGCCGAGCGCCGAGAAGGCAGCACTCTTGCCGGCAATCCAGTCGATCAGGAAGAAGAAGATCACCGGAGACAGGACCGGCAGGAGCGAGGGAACGATCATCTCCTTGATCGCCGCCTTGGTCAGCAGGTCCACGGCACGGCCATAGTCCGGGCGATCCTCGCCCTTCATGATGCCCGGCTTCTCCTTGAACTGACGGCGCACCTCTTCGACGATGGCGGAGCCAGCTCGGCCCACAGCCGTCATGGCGATACCGCCGAACAGATACGGCAGCAGACCACCCAGGAAGAGCCCGACGACCACGTACGGGTTCGACAGCGTGAAGGCGGGATCGACCCCTTCGAAATACGGATACGTCGCCGCATTGGCCGCGAAGTATTTGAGATCTTCCGTATACGCCGCAAACAGCACCAGCGCGCCGAGACCCGCCGAACCGATGGCATAACCCTTGGTGACGGCCTTGGTCGTGTTGCCGACGGCATCCAGAGCATCCGTGGTTTCACGCACGTTTTCCGGCAGCCCCGCCATCTCAGCGATGCCACCGGCATTGTCGGTCACGGGACCGAAGGCATCGAGCGCGACCACCATGCCTGCCAAGGCCAGCATCGTGGTTACCGCGATGGCGATGCCGAACAGGCCGGCCAAGTTAAAGGTGACGATGATGCCTGCCATGATCACGAGCGCGGGCAACGCGGTCGACTCGAGCGACACGGCGAGGCCCTGGATGACGTTCGTCCCATGCCCGGTGACGGACGCTTTCGCGATTTCGTGCACGGGCCGGAACTTGGTCGAGGTGTAATACTCGGTGATGACCACGATCAGAGCCGTCACGATGAGCCCCGCCACGCCGCACAGATAAAGCGACATGCCGGTGAAGCTGACATCGCCGAACGACATGGTCGTATCCATGCCGATCATCAATGCGGTAACCGGCCACAATGCGATCAGGGACAGGATGCCCGTCACGATGACGCCCTTATAGAGCGCCCCCATGATGGACTTGCTGGCTCCCAGGCGGACAAAGTAGGTGCCGATGATCGACGTGATCACGCAGGTCGCGCCGATGGCGAGCGGATACAGCATCATCGGCTCGGTCAGGGCGCCGGTGAAGTAGATTGACGCCAGAACCATGGTGGCCACGACCGTGACCACATAGGTCTCGAACAGGTCAGCGGCCATGCCGGCGCAGTCGCCGACATTGTCGCCCACATTGTCGGCGATCGTTGCCGGGTTGCGCGGATCGTCTTCGGGGATGCCCGCTTCGACCTTGCCGACGAGATCGCCACCCACATCCGCACCCTTGGTGAAGATGCCGCCGCCCAAGCGGGCGAAGATGGAGATCAGCGAGGCGCCGAAGCCAAGCGCCACAAGCGCATCGATCACTTGGCGGGACGATGCGTCGTGACCGAGGATCGTTGTCAGCACCCAGAAGTAGATCGTGACGCCCAGAAGCGCCAAACCAGCCACCAGCAGACCGGTGATGGCACCCGACTTGAACGCGAGGCTAAGGCCGTCCGCGAGGCTCTTGGTAGCGGCCTGCGCAGTCCGGACATTCGCCCGGACCGAGACGTTCATGCCGATATAGCCCGCCATGCCGGAGAGAATGGCGCCGATCGCGAACCCGATGGCCGGCAAGATGCCGAGCAGGAAGAAGAGGATGATGAAGATCACGACCCCGACCAGGCCGATGGCCTGATACTGGCGGGAAAGATATGCCTGCGCCCCTTCTTGGATGGCGGCGGCGATTTCCTGCATCCTGGGTGTGCCTGCATCGGCGGCCAGGATCGCATTCCTGGTCAGAACCCCGTACGCGATCGAAAGCGCGCCGCAAGCCATGATGAGATAGAGAACCCATGTCATAGAAGACCGTCCCTGATTATTGAATTTGTTGGACTTTGAATAAATCGCGGCTGCTTGAACGACATGGCAAGTGTCCGCCGCTTGTTTCCCCCGTGTGTGGACTTAGGCCGCCGCGGAAAATGCCAAAATTGGGGCATAGAAGCAACAGACGCACGCGCCCCTAGTACGAAGGACGGAGAAACCTGGTTTCGGGGCTAGAAGTGGCTAAAGCCCTTGTTTTTCAGGGTCAGTTCGTTGCCGCGCTCATCCAATACGCGAATCCCGTCCGTGTCCGTGACCGCGCCTAATTGCGCAAAGTCTACCCCCTGCTCATCAACTTCTGATTCGAAAAGGTCCGCCGAGCTCTCCGAAACGGCGATCACCGGCACGTAGTCGTCTCCAGCCGACAGCAGGTCCGGCAGTAGATCCGGTGCGGCCTCGAGCGCTTTACGCGCCGCCGCCGAGACCGGCACGCGGCCGGCCTCGATTTTGGCCCCGACGTGGGAGACGGCACAGAGCTTCTCGATATCGGCGACGAGCCCGTCCGAGACGTCGATCGAGGCCTTGGCGAAATTCCGGACCAGGAGCGCCTCGAGCGTGCCGATCGGCGGACGGCGATAGCACTCCGTCAGATAGGCGACGTCCTCTTCGGAAAGCCCCCAGCTCTGGCCGAGCGATGGGTCCTCTAGAAGTCTCAGGCCCAAACACGAATCCCCGATCGTGCCGCCAACATAGAGCCGGTCGCCCGGCTTCGCGCCAAGACGCGTGATCGCCGCCTCATGCTGCACGAGGCCGAGCGCGGTGATGGTGATGGTGAGAGGGCCGGACGTTGCGGTGGTGTCGCCGCCGATCAGAGAGATGCCCGTCAGATCCTGGACCTCGGCGAGCCCGACAGCGAAGGCTTCGAGCCAATCCATCTCCGTGTCGCGCGGGAGCGCGAGAGAGAGCGTGTAGGCATAACCGTGGGCGCCTTTGGCCGTCAGGTCCGACAGATTGACCGCTAGGGCCTTGTAGCCGATGGAGGCCGGCGGATCGTCGCTGAGGAAGTGAATGCCGCTGACGAGCGTGTCACAGGTCACCACGAGCTGATGATCGTCGGTGACGGTCAGGACGGCGGCGTCGTCCTTGAGGCCGAGCGCCCCGGTCTCCTTGGCAAGTGGCGCAAAGATGCGGGCGATGATGTCGAATTCTCCCGCAAGTGCCATGGTGCCAGCTCCCTTTCCCGAGATCAGCCCTCACGCAACGCGGCGCGGGCGAATTCCTCCGACCTTACCTTCCGTGCCAGCCGATCCAAGACCCCATTGACCACTTTGGGCTCCTCGCCGTCGAAAAAGGCGTGAGCGATGTCGACATACTCGTTGATCACCACCCGGCTTGGAACGTCGTCGCGGATATAGAGCTCGAACGCGGCGGAGCGGAGCAAGGCCCTCAGAATGGAATCCACCCGGTTCAGCCGCCAGCCCTCGGCCAGCTGCTGATCGAGCATGGGATCCAATTGGCGTTGTTCCCGGACCACGCCGTCAACGAGATCGTGGAAAAACTCGGCCTCGGCCTCGTGATAGTGGTCCCCCTCCACGACCTGGCCCAGCCGGTGCATCTGGAACTCCGCGACCACATCGTTGAGGTCGATGCCGGTCATGTCCATCTGGTACAGGGCCTGGACAGCCGCGAGGCGCGCCGCGCTTCTGGAACTGGCGCGGTCCGTGGTCTTTTTCTTTTGTGCCATAGCCTTCGAAGCCTTGGTCTTTAGCGCCGGCTCGCAGACGAAAACTGCTCTTCTAGGCGCATCAGGGTCAGACAGGCACGAGCCGCATCGCCGCCCTTGTTCCGCCCGTCGACGCTCGCGCGCTCCCAAGCCTGTTCCATGTTCTCGCAGGTGATGATCCCGGAGCCGACGGGCACGCCATGCTGCAGGGCGAGCTGACTCAAGCCAGCGCCGGACTCGCGCGCGACGATATCGAAATGGCTGGTTTGTCCGCGAATGACACATCCAAGGGCGATACAGGCCCGATGCCGGCCGGCACGGCCGACGAAACCGTTGGCGAGCGCGAGACTGAGCGCCAGCGGAATCTCGAGTGCGCCCGGCACAGAGATCTCCTCGAACTCCACGTCGTTGCCGCGGAGCTCCTCGGTGGCGCCGCGTGTGAGCTCGTCCGCGATGTCTTCATAGAAACGCGCCGAGATGATGAGAACGGAATTGGGGCCTTTGCGGCTCATAAGTCTTACTCCAGTCCGCGATGACCAACGACCGTCAATCCATAGCCTTCAAGGCCGACGATCTTGCGTGCGGGCGAGTTCGATAGCAGAACCATTTCACGCACGCCAAGGTCCAAAAGGATCTGCGCACCGATTCCGTAGTCCATCAGCCGCGGCTGACCGTCGCCATTAGCGCCTTTGGTGAGGCCGGCCGAGATCGCGTCGGGCCGGGACTCCCGGATCAAGACGACAACGCCCCGCCCTTCCCGCTCAATGATGTCCATGGCCTTGCGCACGCAGTTGTCGCAACCGGGCGTGACCATGTCTTCGAGCGTGTTGACCGCGTGCACGCGAACGAGAACCGGGCCGCCTTCGGTGATGTCCCCTTTGACCAGGGCCACATGCTCGACCGGGTCGACCGTGGTGGCATAGACCTTGGCCTGGAACGGCTCCCCATGCGGCCCATCGATCGTCGTGTCCGCGACGGCCTCGACGAGATGGTCGTAGCGCAGACGATACGCGATCAGATCCGCGATGGTCGCGATCTTCAGATCGTGGTGCTCGGCGAAGGTCACGAGGTCAGGCAGGCGCGCCATGGTGCCATCGTCGTTCATGATCTCGCAGATCACGCCAGCCGGGTAGAGACCTGCGAGCCGCGAAATGTCGACGGCCGCCTCCGTATGTCCGGCGCGCACAAGGACACCGCCCTCTTTGGCCAGAAGCGGAAACACATGGCCGGGTGTGACAATGTCGCGATGATCCTTGGTCGGATCGATTGCGACGGAAATCGTGTGGGCGCGGTCATGGGCGGAGATGCCTGTGGAGACGCCTTCGCGGGCTTCGATCGAAACCGTGAACGCCGTCGAATGGCGGGAACGGTTCGATTGAGACATGAGTTCGAGGTGCAACTGCCTGGCGCGTTCGGCAGCAACGGACAGGCAGATAAGTCCGCGTCCGTACTTGGCCATGAAGTTGATGGCGTCGGGCGTGGCCATCTGTGCCGGGATAACGAGATCGCCCTCGTTCTCGCGGTCCTCCGCATCGACAAGAATGAACATCTTGCCGTTGCGGGCGTCCTCGATCACTTCCTCGATGGGCGACAGAAGCCGTTTGAGTTCAGTGGTTTCCGCCGCAGTCAAAGCCGTCACGAATGCATTCCTTCCGCTTGCGCCAGCCGTGCCACGTAACGTGCGAGCAAATCGACTTCAAGGTTTACCAGATCGCCGGGCTGCCGGTCTCCCCAACTCGTATGTTCGAGCGTGAAGGGG carries:
- a CDS encoding sodium-translocating pyrophosphatase: MTWVLYLIMACGALSIAYGVLTRNAILAADAGTPRMQEIAAAIQEGAQAYLSRQYQAIGLVGVVIFIILFFLLGILPAIGFAIGAILSGMAGYIGMNVSVRANVRTAQAATKSLADGLSLAFKSGAITGLLVAGLALLGVTIYFWVLTTILGHDASSRQVIDALVALGFGASLISIFARLGGGIFTKGADVGGDLVGKVEAGIPEDDPRNPATIADNVGDNVGDCAGMAADLFETYVVTVVATMVLASIYFTGALTEPMMLYPLAIGATCVITSIIGTYFVRLGASKSIMGALYKGVIVTGILSLIALWPVTALMIGMDTTMSFGDVSFTGMSLYLCGVAGLIVTALIVVITEYYTSTKFRPVHEIAKASVTGHGTNVIQGLAVSLESTALPALVIMAGIIVTFNLAGLFGIAIAVTTMLALAGMVVALDAFGPVTDNAGGIAEMAGLPENVRETTDALDAVGNTTKAVTKGYAIGSAGLGALVLFAAYTEDLKYFAANAATYPYFEGVDPAFTLSNPYVVVGLFLGGLLPYLFGGIAMTAVGRAGSAIVEEVRRQFKEKPGIMKGEDRPDYGRAVDLLTKAAIKEMIVPSLLPVLSPVIFFFLIDWIAGKSAAFSALGAMLLGVIVTGLFVAISMTAGGGAWDNAKKYIEDGNHGGKGSEAHKAAVTGDTVGDPYKDTAGPAVNPMIKITNIVALLLLAVLAHQ
- the thiL gene encoding thiamine-phosphate kinase; translation: MALAGEFDIIARIFAPLAKETGALGLKDDAAVLTVTDDHQLVVTCDTLVSGIHFLSDDPPASIGYKALAVNLSDLTAKGAHGYAYTLSLALPRDTEMDWLEAFAVGLAEVQDLTGISLIGGDTTATSGPLTITITALGLVQHEAAITRLGAKPGDRLYVGGTIGDSCLGLRLLEDPSLGQSWGLSEEDVAYLTECYRRPPIGTLEALLVRNFAKASIDVSDGLVADIEKLCAVSHVGAKIEAGRVPVSAAARKALEAAPDLLPDLLSAGDDYVPVIAVSESSADLFESEVDEQGVDFAQLGAVTDTDGIRVLDERGNELTLKNKGFSHF
- the nusB gene encoding transcription antitermination factor NusB, which encodes MAQKKKTTDRASSRSAARLAAVQALYQMDMTGIDLNDVVAEFQMHRLGQVVEGDHYHEAEAEFFHDLVDGVVREQRQLDPMLDQQLAEGWRLNRVDSILRALLRSAAFELYIRDDVPSRVVINEYVDIAHAFFDGEEPKVVNGVLDRLARKVRSEEFARAALREG
- the ribH gene encoding 6,7-dimethyl-8-ribityllumazine synthase, whose translation is MSRKGPNSVLIISARFYEDIADELTRGATEELRGNDVEFEEISVPGALEIPLALSLALANGFVGRAGRHRACIALGCVIRGQTSHFDIVARESGAGLSQLALQHGVPVGSGIITCENMEQAWERASVDGRNKGGDAARACLTLMRLEEQFSSASRR
- the ribB gene encoding 3,4-dihydroxy-2-butanone-4-phosphate synthase — its product is MTALTAAETTELKRLLSPIEEVIEDARNGKMFILVDAEDRENEGDLVIPAQMATPDAINFMAKYGRGLICLSVAAERARQLHLELMSQSNRSRHSTAFTVSIEAREGVSTGISAHDRAHTISVAIDPTKDHRDIVTPGHVFPLLAKEGGVLVRAGHTEAAVDISRLAGLYPAGVICEIMNDDGTMARLPDLVTFAEHHDLKIATIADLIAYRLRYDHLVEAVADTTIDGPHGEPFQAKVYATTVDPVEHVALVKGDITEGGPVLVRVHAVNTLEDMVTPGCDNCVRKAMDIIEREGRGVVVLIRESRPDAISAGLTKGANGDGQPRLMDYGIGAQILLDLGVREMVLLSNSPARKIVGLEGYGLTVVGHRGLE